A single window of Solanum dulcamara chromosome 5, daSolDulc1.2, whole genome shotgun sequence DNA harbors:
- the LOC129888315 gene encoding 17.3 kDa class II heat shock protein, giving the protein MDFRLLGIDNTPLFHTLQHMMEAAGDDSDKSFNAPSRNYVRDAKAMAATPADVKEYPNSYVFVVDMPGLKSGDIKVQVEEDNMLLISGERKREEEKEGAKYIRMERRVGKFMRKFTLPENANTDAISAVCQDGVLTVTVQKLPPPEPKKPKTIEVKVA; this is encoded by the coding sequence ATGGATTTCAGGTTGCTGGGTATCGATAACACACCACTCTTCCACACTCTTCAGCATATGATGGAAGCTGCCGGTGACGATTCCGACAAGTCCTTCAATGCCCCATCAAGGAACTATGTTCGTGACGCTAAGGCCATGGCTGCGACGCCAGCGGATGTGAAGGAGTATCCTAATTCTTATGTTTTCGTTGTGGATATGCCAGGGTTGAAATCTGGAGATATCAAAGTGCAGGTGGAAGAAGACAATATGCTGTTGATTAGTGGAGAAAGGAAGagggaagaagagaaagaaggtgcAAAGTATATTAGAATGGAGAGAAGGGTTGGGAAATTCATGAGGAAGTTTACCCTGCCGGAGAATGCGAATACTGATGCAATTTCTGCTGTTTGTCAAGATGGGGTTCTGACTGTGACTGTTCAGAAGTTGCCTCCTCCTGAGCCAAAGAAACCCAAAACTATTGAGGTCAAAGTTGCTTGA